From Humisphaera borealis, the proteins below share one genomic window:
- a CDS encoding sulfatase-like hydrolase/transferase gives MRTTTLLLAALSLLVLAGDALAGDNTKSRPPNILFIITDQQRWDAMSCAGNKVLKTPNLDKLASQGVRFANFYSACPVCVPARTAILTGHSIESNKVLSNADVDKTDAPAFPSFDQILLRSGYHGEYHGKYHSPYHLALDYTHPVMWLNGKKAPPGCKATMSESEAFRAYLEKNVAKRPLRTGELLQANGIYTPIELDGRFGKPDAPKGSQAESYGRLEAPAEHSLAAFTAKEGLDALDRLKDGPFTLTISIGPPHPPMIVSEPYYSMYPPKNIAPPVSIGDPRTNSPYADKSGEGLLYRRPPLIQQMTSIYYGMVTEVDDWIGKILTRLDELGLSDNTLVVFTSDHGEMLGDHGMHGKFVFYEGSVHVPLLLRLPGTIKPGTVIKAPASHIDLFPTILDYCGKAGHESEGRSLRPLIEGREDGNGRIAVSEWPATRVPGFMVCDGRWKLLYGREANAPSLDALYDLQTDPQELNNLIGNNPDREKHRAEAEWMKAWLVDWLTRVKSPHLDSVRQRPFLADSQPIKNAPKQN, from the coding sequence ATGAGAACTACCACTCTCCTTCTGGCGGCACTGTCGCTACTGGTCTTGGCCGGCGATGCACTTGCGGGGGACAATACCAAATCGCGTCCCCCCAACATCCTCTTCATCATCACCGACCAGCAGCGCTGGGATGCGATGAGTTGCGCGGGCAACAAGGTGCTCAAGACACCAAATCTCGACAAACTCGCGTCCCAAGGAGTACGCTTCGCGAACTTCTACTCGGCTTGTCCCGTCTGTGTGCCTGCCCGCACGGCAATCCTTACCGGGCACAGCATTGAGTCCAACAAGGTGCTGTCCAATGCGGATGTCGACAAGACCGACGCACCGGCATTTCCGTCGTTCGATCAGATCCTTCTGCGCAGCGGCTACCATGGCGAATACCATGGCAAGTATCACAGCCCCTACCATCTCGCGCTCGACTACACGCATCCAGTGATGTGGCTCAACGGCAAGAAGGCTCCGCCCGGCTGCAAGGCCACCATGTCCGAGAGCGAAGCCTTTCGCGCCTATCTCGAAAAGAATGTCGCGAAGAGGCCCCTGCGCACGGGCGAGTTGCTTCAGGCGAATGGAATCTACACGCCAATTGAGTTGGATGGACGATTCGGTAAACCCGACGCACCCAAAGGTTCTCAAGCCGAGTCTTATGGACGCCTGGAAGCTCCTGCGGAGCACAGCCTGGCGGCGTTCACCGCGAAGGAAGGGCTCGACGCCTTGGACCGACTGAAGGACGGACCGTTTACGCTCACCATTTCCATCGGCCCACCACACCCGCCGATGATCGTCTCGGAACCCTATTACAGCATGTATCCTCCGAAGAACATTGCGCCGCCCGTGAGCATAGGCGATCCTCGGACGAATTCTCCTTATGCGGACAAATCCGGGGAAGGTCTGCTCTATCGCCGTCCGCCGCTCATCCAGCAAATGACGTCGATCTACTACGGTATGGTCACGGAAGTGGATGACTGGATCGGCAAGATTCTCACGCGCCTCGACGAGCTCGGGTTATCCGACAACACGCTGGTGGTGTTCACCAGCGACCACGGCGAGATGCTCGGCGATCACGGGATGCACGGCAAATTTGTGTTTTACGAGGGATCTGTCCACGTTCCGCTGCTCCTGCGCCTGCCCGGCACCATCAAGCCGGGCACGGTCATCAAAGCACCTGCTTCGCACATCGATCTCTTTCCGACGATTCTCGATTACTGCGGCAAAGCCGGACACGAATCTGAAGGCCGCAGTTTGCGTCCGCTCATTGAGGGTCGGGAGGATGGAAACGGCCGCATCGCCGTCTCCGAATGGCCGGCCACGAGAGTGCCCGGCTTCATGGTATGCGATGGTCGGTGGAAGCTCCTTTACGGTCGCGAGGCAAATGCGCCATCGCTCGATGCACTCTACGATTTGCAGACCGACCCGCAGGAGTTGAACAATCTAATCGGCAACAATCCCGACAGAGAAAAGCACCGCGCGGAAGCAGAATGGATGAAAGCCTGGCTCGTCGATTGGCTCACACGCGTGAAGTCGCCACACCTGGATTCTGTCCGCCAGCGGCCCTTCCTCGCCGACAGTCAGCCTATAAAGAATGCTCCGAAACAAAATTGA
- a CDS encoding sulfatase family protein, with amino-acid sequence MKHAIFALVLSLLAPLTALHAATPDTKPNIVFILADDLGRGDLHCYGHPYARTPNIDSLARDGTRFMQYHATGCTCCPSRTGLMTSRFPATYATYPANGGFASHVTITELLKKQGYATGHFGKWHIGPVDKPGTYGIDDIISGDEQAGGKKKHVDERGRDARIYDDAIKFVEQHKNGPFYMNVWGHIPHNPVSPTDALVKRWTGLKVSENDFPSQMQGKFDDVRKAGGDVDDGMRRYLADIESLDDAVGRLLKRIDELGLRENTIVVFNSDQGADMTKAGNGGLRFNQMGYNGPQRGGKHTNWQGGLDVPWIVRWPSHVPAGRTDEQSVISGADWLPTLCAITGVRINAADFDGEDASAAWLGKGPHVRTKPLFWKTSSPGSDSFIREGQWKLRRPTRRKDGELELYDMVADPAEVKNVAAQRPEIVKQLSAKLEAWIATLPKEYIKTDDKQD; translated from the coding sequence ATGAAACATGCCATCTTCGCACTCGTGTTGTCGCTGCTCGCTCCGCTGACAGCACTACACGCGGCAACACCTGATACGAAGCCCAACATCGTCTTCATCCTGGCCGACGACCTGGGTCGCGGCGACCTGCACTGCTACGGACACCCGTATGCTCGCACGCCAAACATCGATTCGCTCGCGCGCGATGGCACGCGATTCATGCAGTACCACGCCACCGGCTGCACTTGCTGCCCGTCGCGCACGGGGCTGATGACCTCCAGGTTCCCGGCGACATATGCCACTTACCCCGCCAACGGCGGTTTTGCGAGCCACGTCACGATCACCGAGCTGCTGAAGAAGCAAGGCTACGCCACTGGGCACTTTGGTAAATGGCATATCGGGCCGGTGGACAAGCCCGGAACGTATGGGATCGACGACATTATTTCGGGCGACGAGCAGGCAGGCGGAAAGAAAAAGCACGTCGACGAGCGCGGGCGCGACGCTCGCATCTATGACGATGCCATCAAGTTCGTAGAACAGCATAAGAATGGCCCGTTTTATATGAATGTCTGGGGTCACATCCCCCACAATCCCGTAAGTCCCACCGACGCGCTGGTGAAACGATGGACGGGATTGAAAGTGAGCGAGAACGATTTCCCGTCGCAGATGCAAGGCAAGTTTGACGACGTGCGGAAGGCGGGCGGCGACGTGGACGACGGGATGCGCCGATATCTGGCCGATATCGAATCCCTCGACGACGCCGTCGGCCGGCTGCTCAAGCGGATCGATGAACTGGGCCTGCGGGAGAACACCATCGTCGTCTTCAACAGCGACCAAGGCGCGGATATGACCAAAGCCGGCAACGGCGGATTGCGATTCAATCAGATGGGCTATAACGGCCCACAACGCGGCGGCAAGCACACGAACTGGCAAGGTGGACTTGATGTGCCCTGGATCGTGCGCTGGCCCAGCCACGTTCCGGCGGGCCGCACGGACGAGCAATCTGTCATCAGCGGCGCCGACTGGCTGCCGACGCTCTGCGCGATCACCGGCGTGAGAATCAACGCGGCCGACTTCGACGGCGAAGACGCATCGGCCGCGTGGCTCGGTAAAGGCCCGCATGTGCGCACCAAGCCGCTCTTCTGGAAGACCAGCTCGCCGGGTAGCGACTCGTTCATCCGCGAAGGCCAGTGGAAACTCCGGCGACCCACGCGAAGAAAAGACGGCGAACTCGAACTCTACGACATGGTCGCCGATCCTGCCGAAGTGAAGAACGTCGCCGCGCAGCGTCCCGAGATCGTGAAGCAGCTCTCGGCGAAGCTGGAAGCGTGGATCGCCACGTTGCCAAAGGAGTACATCAAGACAGACGACAAGCAGGATTGA
- a CDS encoding MOSC domain-containing protein: MRHVTLISRSALDEANSELRVPFLPIETRRNFLVDNMSAAELLGLVDRGFTVGGVQMRGFEDSVPCAIPGNMVTKAGFKEAFANCACLRAEILSGGMIEIGDEVGISPLPAAWIVPPGSTGRRPPQKSS, translated from the coding sequence ATCCGTCATGTCACGCTGATCAGCCGTAGTGCGCTCGATGAAGCCAACTCGGAGCTTCGCGTGCCGTTTTTGCCGATTGAGACCAGACGCAATTTCCTGGTCGACAACATGAGTGCGGCAGAGCTACTTGGCCTGGTCGATAGAGGGTTCACGGTTGGCGGGGTTCAAATGCGGGGGTTTGAGGATAGCGTGCCGTGCGCGATTCCCGGCAACATGGTCACGAAGGCCGGGTTCAAGGAGGCCTTCGCAAATTGCGCGTGCTTAAGGGCGGAGATTCTCAGCGGCGGCATGATCGAAATTGGCGACGAGGTCGGCATCTCTCCGCTTCCCGCAGCCTGGATTGTGCCGCCGGGGTCAACCGGCCGCAGACCGCCACAGAAATCGTCGTGA